Part of the Undibacter mobilis genome is shown below.
CCGACCATGCCCGATCCGGTGCGGCGCTACTACGAACGCGAACGGCCGATCGAGCTGCGCCCTGTCGAGTACGAGCGCTATCTCGGCAAGAAGATTCCCGACGGCCGCTTCAATGTCTGGTTCAAGGCCACCGACAGGCTGCCGGACGATCTCGCGATTCATCAATGTGTGCTGGCTTATTCGTCCGATATGGGCCTGCTCGACACCTCGCTGGTGCCGCATGGCCGCACGCTGTTCGAAAAGGAATTCATGGCGGCGAGCCTCGATCATGCGCTGTGGCTACATCGCCCGTTCCGCGCCGACGAGTGGCTGCTCTATTCGCAGGATTCGCCGAACCTGAACGGTGCGCGTGGCTTCTCGCGCGGCCTCATTTTCACGCAGGACGGCACGCTTGTCGCGTCGGTTGCGCAGGAAGGCCTGGTGCGGCTGCGGCGTCAGCCGTAACCCGCAGCGGGGCTATACGGCTTGCCGCAGAGTGCTACTATTTCAAAGCCGGTGCGCCGGAATTGAGGAGCCAGTGCCATGAAACTCGTGACCGCGATCATCAAGCCGTTCAAGCTCGACGCCGTGCGCGAAGCCCTCAACGCCATCGGCGTTCACGGCATGACCGTCACCGAAGTGAAGGGCTATGGCCGGCAGAAGGGCCACAAGGAAATCTACCGGGGCGCCGAATATGCGGTGAGCTTCCTGCCGAAGCTCCGGGTCGAAATCGGGGTCGCGAGCGACCGGACCGAACAGGTGGTCGAGGCGCTGGCGGGCGCGGCGCGCACCGGGGAAATCGGCGACGGCAAGATCTTCGTCGTGCCGATTGATCAGGCGGTCCGCATCCGCACCGGCGAGGTCGACGCCGACGCCCTTTAGGCCGAACGGCGGTATCGAAGTAACGCCTGCGACACTGACTATTTTTTGTGCAGCGGTGCTCAGTCTTGATGCCACAATAGGCTGTGGCCCTAGCGGGTCAGATTAGACGACTCCAGTTTTTGAAATTATATTAGTATTTTCAATAATTTACGACATGCCTGCGCAACTGGCACGCGGTTTGATTCTCTAT
Proteins encoded:
- the tesB gene encoding acyl-CoA thioesterase II, which produces MTSAVADLLTILDLEFLDVNLFRGNSPQVGWQRVYGGQVIGQALVAAIRTVDPGRSPHSLHAYFLLPGDPKVPIIYDVDRMRDGKSFTTRRVTARQHGHPIYSMLVSFHADEPDQLSHQAKMPDVPQPDKLPSETEVRKNVLPTMPDPVRRYYERERPIELRPVEYERYLGKKIPDGRFNVWFKATDRLPDDLAIHQCVLAYSSDMGLLDTSLVPHGRTLFEKEFMAASLDHALWLHRPFRADEWLLYSQDSPNLNGARGFSRGLIFTQDGTLVASVAQEGLVRLRRQP
- a CDS encoding P-II family nitrogen regulator, encoding MKLVTAIIKPFKLDAVREALNAIGVHGMTVTEVKGYGRQKGHKEIYRGAEYAVSFLPKLRVEIGVASDRTEQVVEALAGAARTGEIGDGKIFVVPIDQAVRIRTGEVDADAL